The following coding sequences are from one Eublepharis macularius isolate TG4126 chromosome 19, MPM_Emac_v1.0, whole genome shotgun sequence window:
- the LOC129346523 gene encoding uncharacterized protein F54H12.2-like: protein MAFIHCGSEECVKSELDLFQIAPTQTSIEKSVYIEVPPLSALTGSAPLEFFIAGNGEDYLDLNNTLLYVKCKITQEDGTDIAQNARVALVNYPIASIFSQLDVTLGDRLISQSNNCYPYRALIETVLNYSFETLSTQFSSGGFYKDTASLMDSTLLNQGNKGFAKRALLAAESKTVDLLGHLHADIFFQEKLLLNGVDVKIKLARNKDSFCLMSGEGAAVRYKLHMDSAALFVKKVKVAPGVRLAHAEALLTSTAKYPVDRVDMKVFSIPTGARVSNQDNLFLGQLPKMVVMGLVDNDAFSGAFTKNPFHFQHYNINFVALYVDGEQVPSKPFQPDFEAGNNVREYMSLVQTAGKHLQDRPLLVDREEYRHGYTLFAFDLSPDQDCTGHYSLIKTGNLRAEIRFAAALPRTVNLIVYGVFDNVIEINHNRNVLFDYM, encoded by the coding sequence ATGGCTTTCATCCACTGCGGGTCGGAAGAGTGTGTAAAGTCCGAGCTCGACCTGTTCCAGATAGCCCCTACCCAGACCAGCATTGAGAAAAGCGTATATATCGAGGTTCCGCCCCTCTCGGCCCTCACGGGGTCAGCACCTCTAGAGTTTTTCATAGCCGGGAATGGTGAAGATTACCTTGATTTAAACAATACTCTCTTGTATGTGAAATGTAAAATTACTCAAGAAGATGGTACCGACATCGCACAGAATGCTAGAGTGGCACTGGTGAACTACCCAATTGCTTCCATTTTCAGTCAGCTGGATGTTACCCTAGGCGACCGGCTCATCAGCCAGAGTAACAACTGTTATCCCTACAGGGCTCTCATTGAAACAGTGCTCAACTACAGCTTTGAAACCCTATCTACCCAATTTTCTTCAGGCGGATTTTATAAGGATACAGCGAGTCTGATGGACAGCACCCTGCTGAACCAAGGTAACAAAGGATTTGCCAAAAGGGCGTTGCTGGCAGCCGAAAGCAAAACAGTAGACCTTTTAGGCCATCTCCACGCCGATATATTTTTTCAAGAAAAGCTGCTCTTAAATGGCGTGGATGTCAAAATCAAACTAGCTCGTAACAAAGACTCTTTCTGCCTGATGAGTGGCGAGGGGGCTGCTGTGCGCTATAAGCTCCACATGGATTCTGCTGCGCTCTTtgtgaagaaagtgaaagtagccccAGGCGTACGGCTGGCCCACGCTGAGGCTCTGCTGACATCCACAGCAAAATACCCTGTGGACCGTGTCGACATGAAGGTGTTCAGCATCCCTACCGGTGCTCGCGTGAGCAACCAAGACAACCTGTTTTTGGGACAGCTCCCCAAAATGGTGGTCATGGGGCTCGTGGACAATGACGCTTTCAGCGGCGCCTTCACCAAAAACCCTTTTCATTTCCAACATTACAACATTAACTTTGTAGCCCTGTACGTGGACGGGGAGCAGGTCCCCTCCAAGCCCTTCCAGCCCGACTTTGAAGCCGGAAACAACGTGAGAGAATACATGAGCCTCGTGCAAACAGCGGGGAAGCACCTTCAGGACAGGCCCCTCCTGGTAGATCGTGAAGAGTATAGGCACGGGTACACCCTGTTTGCTTTTGACCTCTCTCCTGATCAGGACTGCACCGGCCATTACTCCCTGATTAAAACCGGGAACCTGAGAGCAGAAATACGTTTTGCTGCGGCCCTACCACGAACCGTTAATTTGATTGTGTATGGGGTGTTTGATAATGTCATAGAGATCAACCACAACCGTAACGTGCTTTTTGATTACATGTAA